A single window of Nicotiana tomentosiformis chromosome 1, ASM39032v3, whole genome shotgun sequence DNA harbors:
- the LOC138906429 gene encoding uncharacterized protein, translated as MVNQIQVNIPLIDTLREMPGYAKMMKDLISRKFDFKDLATVTLTQTCSAVVMRPISKKLSDPGSSTIPCTIGSYAFAKAFYDLGASINLMPLAIYKRLGIGRASPTSMLLQLADQTVKRTSGILDNVLVQVGKFVFPADFVILDCRVDEEIPVILGRPFLDIGRAIIDCEIGELKMRMHDEEITFNVHKSMRRPSEFANCSLIEVVDVILEEEDETMIAKDPIAAYLI; from the coding sequence atggTGAACCAAATCCAGGTAAACATCCCACTGATTGACACCTTGAGGGAGATGCCTGGGTATGCCAAAATGATGAAGGATTTGATATCTCGCAAGTTTGACTTTAAAGACTTGGCCACTGTTACACTAACCCAGACCTGTAGTGCTGTCGTGATGAGACCCATATCTAAGAAGTTGTCAGACCCAGGGAGTTccacaatcccatgcacaataggcagctatgcttttgctaaagcattttATGATTTAGGGGCAagtataaacttgatgcccttggctatctacaaaaggttaggcattggaagagcaagtcccacatccatgttactacagCTAGCCGATCAGACAGTGAAGAGGACATCAGGTATCCTTGATAATGTACTAGTGCAGGTTGGAAAGTTTGTGTTtccagcagattttgtcattctagactgcagggttgacgaggagattcctgtaattttgggaagaccattcTTGGACATTGGGAGAGCTATAATTGATTGTGAAATTGGAGAGCTAAAAATGAGAATGCACGATGAAGAGATAACATTCAATGTACATAAGTCTATGCGGCGACCAAGTgaatttgctaactgctctctaatagaagttgtggatgtaattttggaggaggaagatgagactaTGATCGCTAAAGACCCGATAGCAGCCTATCTCATATAG
- the LOC104113481 gene encoding ferric reduction oxidase 2-like isoform X1: MEVKKRSSSSSLSDGKIRMIQGAILALALTIFLGNLMMWVIMPTFTYYQKWVPALLAATNSTFFDIQGPIMMNFTLPILFIAVLGCIYVHLEKQKSDSVTSYCNKDWLKVLKKPKIMKPLGIVTWIELFFLAMFIILCVWYFSAFVYFHYSTITTYAATKGVQVWQARIDRLALVIGLTGNICLTFLFYPVSRGSSILPLLGLTSEGSIKYHIWLGHIAMTLFTIHGLLFILFWAVSGRLHEMLKWDPHYISNVPGEIGLLVGLILWITTFPAIRRRMFELFFYTHYLYILFMAFFLLHTGMFYACIMLPGFFLFLIDRYLRFLQSKQKVSLVSARVLTCETFELNFSKIPGLEYSPTSVMFLNVPSISKLQWHPFTVTSNSNLESDTISVVIKCEGSWTKKLYDVISLPSPVDRLEVSVEGPYGPASTHFLSHFNHRHDTLVLISGGSGITPFISIIRELIYMSSTLKCNTPKILLVSVFKNSSQFSVLDLLLPLSGTPSGCSNLDLQIEAYITRENEPAPEKPEPLRTVLFKPNHSDAPITPILGQNNWLWLAAIISSSFALYLLFVGLLYQYYVYPMDHGTNKVFPYHTRALFNMLFIAVSIVIAASAVFLWNKKKSARETKQIQDMADSTKSLNSLLAYADQELESLPQQSLNKSIKTYYGQRPDLKRILLEVKGASVGVVASGPKTLRHDVAAICSSGLVENLHFESISFTW, translated from the exons ATGGAGGTGAAGAAgagatcatcatcatcatcactttCTGATGGAAAAATAAGAATGATACAAGGAGCAATATTAGCTTTAGCACTTACAATATTTCTTGGGAATTTGATGATGTGGGTAATTATGCCAACTTTCACATATTATCAGAAATGGGTTCCTGCTCTCCTTGCTGCTACTAACTCCACATTCTTTGATATCCAAG GTCCCATTATGATGAACTTCACACTGCCAATCTTATTCATAGCTGTTTTGGGTTGCATTTATGTCCATTTGGAGAAGCAAAAAAGTGATAGTGTCACTTCATACTG CAACAAGGATTGGTTGAAGGTGTTGAAGAAGCCAAAAATCATGAAACCATTAGGGATAGTGACATGGATAGAGCTCTTTTTTCTGGCCATGTTCATTATTCTCTGCGTTTGGTATTTCTCGGCATTTGTCTATTTTCACTATAGTACCATTACCACTTATGCGGCAACTAAAGGAGTTCAAGT GTGGCAGGCAAGGATTGATAGGTTGGCATTGGTGATAGGGCTAACAGGGAATATATGTTTAACATTTCTGTTTTACCCAGTGAGCAGAGGGTCATCTATTTTGCCTCTTTTGGGGCTAACTTCAGAAGGTAGCATCAAATATCATATATGGTTGGGACATATTGCTATGACCCTATTCACTATTCATGGTCTTCTCTTTATTCTCTTTTGGGCTGTCTCTGGTCGATTACATGAG ATGCTTAAATGGGATCCACATTACATATCAAATGTCCCAGGAGAGATTGGTTTACTGGTTGGTTTGATATTGTGGATAACAACTTTTCCAGCAATAAGAAGAAGAATGTTTGAACTCTTCTTCTACACTCATTACCTCTACATTCTATTCATGGCTTTCTTCTTACTCCACACTGGAATGTTCTACGCCTGCATTATGCTTCCTGGTTTCTTCCTCTTCCTCATCGATCGATACTTGAGGTTTTTGCAATCAAAACAAAAAGTTTCTTTAGTTTCAGCCAGAGTTTTGACTTGTGAAACTTTTGAACTCAACTTTTCCAAAATACCAG GTTTGGAGTACTCTCCAACTAGCGTCATGTTCCTAAATGTACCAAGTATATCAAAGCTGCAGTGGCATCCATTCACTGTAACATCAAACAGTAACTTAGAATCAGATACAATTAGTGTTGTTATCAAATGTGAAGGAAGTTGGACCAAGAAACTTTACGATGTTATATCTTTGCCTTCCCCTGTGGATCGCCTTGAAGTTTCTGTTGAAGGACCCTATGGACCTGCTTCCACTCATTTCCTAAG CCATTTTAATCACAGGCATGATACATTGGTGCTGATCAGTGGAGGAAGTGGAATTACTCCGTTCATTTCAATAATCAGAGAGCTGATATATATGAGCTCAACACTGAAATGCAATACCCCCAAGATTCTATTAGTCAGTGTGTTCAAGAACTCTTCTCAATTCTCTGTGTTAGACCTTCTTCTTCCTTTATCAGGCACTCCTTCAGGATGTTCTAATCTTGACCTACAAATTGAGGCTTATATTACCAGAGAGAATGAACCAGCACCAGAAAAACCCGAACCTCTTCGAACTGTTTTGTTCAAACCTAACCATTCTGATGCACCCATAACCCCAATTTTAGGCCAAAACAACTGGCTTTGGCTTGCTGCTATAATATCCTCCTCATTTGCTCTTTACCTTCTATTTGTGGGGCTACTTTACCAATACTATGTTTACCCTATGGACCATGGTACTAACAAAGTATTCCCATATCACACAAGGGCATTGTTCAACATGCTGTTTATAGCAGTTTCTATAGTAATTGCAGCAAGTGCAGTCTTCCTTTGGAACAAGAAGAAAAGTGCTAGGGAAACTAAACAGATTCAGGACATGGCAGATTCAACAAAATCTTTAAACTCATTATTAGCTTATGCTGATCAAGAGCTGGAAAGTCTTCCGCAACAATCACTCAACAAATCAATCAAGACATATTATGGCCAGAGACCTGATCTCAAGA GAATTTTGCTAGAAGTTAAAGGAGCAAGTGTTGGAGTAGTTGCCTCTGGACCGAAAACCTTGAGGCACGACGTAGCAGCCATTTGCTCATCTGGTTTGGTTGAGAATCTGCACTTCGAGTCCATCAGCTTTACCTGGTGA
- the LOC104113481 gene encoding ferric reduction oxidase 2-like isoform X2, whose translation MEVKKRSSSSSLSDGKIRMIQGAILALALTIFLGNLMMWVIMPTFTYYQKWVPALLAATNSTFFDIQGPIMMNFTLPILFIAVLGCIYVHLEKQKSDSVTSYCNKDWLKVLKKPKIMKPLGIVTWIELFFLAMFIILCVWYFSAFVYFHYSTITTYAATKGVQVWQARIDRLALVIGLTGNICLTFLFYPVSRGSSILPLLGLTSEGSIKYHIWLGHIAMTLFTIHGLLFILFWAVSGRLHEMLKWDPHYISNVPGEIGLLVGLILWITTFPAIRRRMFELFFYTHYLYILFMAFFLLHTGMFYACIMLPGFFLFLIDRYLRFLQSKQKVSLVSARVLTCETFELNFSKIPGLEYSPTSVMFLNVPSISKLQWHPFTVTSNSNLESDTISVVIKCEGSWTKKLYDVISLPSPVDRLEVSVEGPYGPASTHFLRHDTLVLISGGSGITPFISIIRELIYMSSTLKCNTPKILLVSVFKNSSQFSVLDLLLPLSGTPSGCSNLDLQIEAYITRENEPAPEKPEPLRTVLFKPNHSDAPITPILGQNNWLWLAAIISSSFALYLLFVGLLYQYYVYPMDHGTNKVFPYHTRALFNMLFIAVSIVIAASAVFLWNKKKSARETKQIQDMADSTKSLNSLLAYADQELESLPQQSLNKSIKTYYGQRPDLKRILLEVKGASVGVVASGPKTLRHDVAAICSSGLVENLHFESISFTW comes from the exons ATGGAGGTGAAGAAgagatcatcatcatcatcactttCTGATGGAAAAATAAGAATGATACAAGGAGCAATATTAGCTTTAGCACTTACAATATTTCTTGGGAATTTGATGATGTGGGTAATTATGCCAACTTTCACATATTATCAGAAATGGGTTCCTGCTCTCCTTGCTGCTACTAACTCCACATTCTTTGATATCCAAG GTCCCATTATGATGAACTTCACACTGCCAATCTTATTCATAGCTGTTTTGGGTTGCATTTATGTCCATTTGGAGAAGCAAAAAAGTGATAGTGTCACTTCATACTG CAACAAGGATTGGTTGAAGGTGTTGAAGAAGCCAAAAATCATGAAACCATTAGGGATAGTGACATGGATAGAGCTCTTTTTTCTGGCCATGTTCATTATTCTCTGCGTTTGGTATTTCTCGGCATTTGTCTATTTTCACTATAGTACCATTACCACTTATGCGGCAACTAAAGGAGTTCAAGT GTGGCAGGCAAGGATTGATAGGTTGGCATTGGTGATAGGGCTAACAGGGAATATATGTTTAACATTTCTGTTTTACCCAGTGAGCAGAGGGTCATCTATTTTGCCTCTTTTGGGGCTAACTTCAGAAGGTAGCATCAAATATCATATATGGTTGGGACATATTGCTATGACCCTATTCACTATTCATGGTCTTCTCTTTATTCTCTTTTGGGCTGTCTCTGGTCGATTACATGAG ATGCTTAAATGGGATCCACATTACATATCAAATGTCCCAGGAGAGATTGGTTTACTGGTTGGTTTGATATTGTGGATAACAACTTTTCCAGCAATAAGAAGAAGAATGTTTGAACTCTTCTTCTACACTCATTACCTCTACATTCTATTCATGGCTTTCTTCTTACTCCACACTGGAATGTTCTACGCCTGCATTATGCTTCCTGGTTTCTTCCTCTTCCTCATCGATCGATACTTGAGGTTTTTGCAATCAAAACAAAAAGTTTCTTTAGTTTCAGCCAGAGTTTTGACTTGTGAAACTTTTGAACTCAACTTTTCCAAAATACCAG GTTTGGAGTACTCTCCAACTAGCGTCATGTTCCTAAATGTACCAAGTATATCAAAGCTGCAGTGGCATCCATTCACTGTAACATCAAACAGTAACTTAGAATCAGATACAATTAGTGTTGTTATCAAATGTGAAGGAAGTTGGACCAAGAAACTTTACGATGTTATATCTTTGCCTTCCCCTGTGGATCGCCTTGAAGTTTCTGTTGAAGGACCCTATGGACCTGCTTCCACTCATTTCCTAAG GCATGATACATTGGTGCTGATCAGTGGAGGAAGTGGAATTACTCCGTTCATTTCAATAATCAGAGAGCTGATATATATGAGCTCAACACTGAAATGCAATACCCCCAAGATTCTATTAGTCAGTGTGTTCAAGAACTCTTCTCAATTCTCTGTGTTAGACCTTCTTCTTCCTTTATCAGGCACTCCTTCAGGATGTTCTAATCTTGACCTACAAATTGAGGCTTATATTACCAGAGAGAATGAACCAGCACCAGAAAAACCCGAACCTCTTCGAACTGTTTTGTTCAAACCTAACCATTCTGATGCACCCATAACCCCAATTTTAGGCCAAAACAACTGGCTTTGGCTTGCTGCTATAATATCCTCCTCATTTGCTCTTTACCTTCTATTTGTGGGGCTACTTTACCAATACTATGTTTACCCTATGGACCATGGTACTAACAAAGTATTCCCATATCACACAAGGGCATTGTTCAACATGCTGTTTATAGCAGTTTCTATAGTAATTGCAGCAAGTGCAGTCTTCCTTTGGAACAAGAAGAAAAGTGCTAGGGAAACTAAACAGATTCAGGACATGGCAGATTCAACAAAATCTTTAAACTCATTATTAGCTTATGCTGATCAAGAGCTGGAAAGTCTTCCGCAACAATCACTCAACAAATCAATCAAGACATATTATGGCCAGAGACCTGATCTCAAGA GAATTTTGCTAGAAGTTAAAGGAGCAAGTGTTGGAGTAGTTGCCTCTGGACCGAAAACCTTGAGGCACGACGTAGCAGCCATTTGCTCATCTGGTTTGGTTGAGAATCTGCACTTCGAGTCCATCAGCTTTACCTGGTGA